The stretch of DNA AACCTTTTTTTCTAGATGCATCGAATTGAACCCTAATACGGGGCACGGCAGCATAAACAGCAGGGCGTTCCATCAATCACTAACCGAACATCGAAGGATAGTTAACCCTAGCCTCTATCAGGCACGAATGGATTATGAGGACACTCGGAAATCGGAATCAAGGGAGCACGGAACTCACGGCGAGGGGATCCGACGCAGGAGCCTAGGAGGGGTGCCGAGGAGCGCTTGCCGCAGGCACGGGGGACTGGCGGGGAGGGAGGAGGCAGTGGTGGCAGCCCTTCCAAGTTGCAAGAGCCGGGGCAGCACCAACGCGGGCCGCTGGCGGCGACGGGCAGGATCCCCGGGGAGCCGACGACGGTGGGAGGGAGAGCCGAAGCAGCGCAGAGATGTTTTTTTTAAAGCAACAGATGTTTCTTTAGGGGTATAAGCAGCGCAGAGATGCGGCCTGGGATGGACTGAGAGGCTCGTGGTTGGGCTGGGCCAGACAAGGGAGGGGCCGAAGTCTGGTTCTCCGGCGGCAGGgacgcaaaaaaaaaaaaaagtaACGCACTGGAGAGACAACGAGGAACAATCAGTTTCTTTCAGGGCCACGAGCACACCTACGACGGCAAGAATTGTCCCCAGCGCCCAGGTTATTTCACGGCCACGACCACACCTGCGCCGGACGGCCATCAACCGACGGTGTGGCGGCCATCAATGCCGCGGCGGTGCTGGCACTCTGGTGGCCGTCAACATGGTTCCACATGCATCATGGAGCTTTACACACACGAGCATACATAACACCGATAACAGCCAGTGCAGGATATAAACAGTTCAAACAGCCGATACATTCTGACGGTGTGCACAAAGAGTACATGACCAGTATAAAACTTAAAAGTGCAATCAGACATTGTCCATGTAGAAACAAACGGCAAAAAAGATGGCAACGAGTATCTCTAAGAGTATCAGGTGAAAGCAAGTCATGGCGTTGGCGCTAGAAACACGAATCACGGTCCGAAATCGACACGGGAGATGTGGCGCAGACTCCCCTCCTACTGCATGGCCTCCTCGATCGCCTGCTCCTCCTGCGGCGGCTCCTCTGAGGCCTTGGTCCACAGCGACTCCCACTGCCCGTCTGACGACTCCTTCCACAGAGTTATGTCGCCCTCGCCGGCAGCCACGGACAGGATGTTTCCCGTCAGGGACCAGGACACCCTCCACACCGGAGCCTCGAAGTCACGCATGAGCTTTCCTTCCCACTTGCCTCCTCCTTTGCCACTGGTCCAGATGACAACCTTGCCGTCTTGGGACGCGCTGGCGATGGTGGACTTTGCCAGGCCCAGGACCGGTGCCCATGATACATCTCTCACACACTCTTTGTGCATGTCGGAGACCAGAGCGCTCTCCAGCTTCCAGCCACCATTGACAAACTCCCACACCTTGACGACACAGTCAAAGCCACCAGACACGATCTTGTGGACGAGCTGATCTGAGCCAACCATGGACCCgagtgctgctgctggagcccaGGAGACTGCTGTCACGCCAACAGGGTGCGCCCGCTCAATGGTTGCAGCGTCACATCCTCCTGTATCAGGCCGCATGGAGATGACAGAGATGGTGCCGTCAGAAGACCCACAGGCAAGGCAAAGGCCAAGTTCATATGGAGCCCAAGCAATGGAGTT from Triticum urartu cultivar G1812 unplaced genomic scaffold, Tu2.1 TuUngrouped_contig_5839, whole genome shotgun sequence encodes:
- the LOC125529776 gene encoding uncharacterized protein LOC125529776, coding for MAVRRRCGRGREITWALGTILAVVGVLVALKETDCSSLSLQCVTFFFFCVPAAGEPDFGPSLVWPSPTTSLSVHPRPHLCAAYTPKETSVALKKTSLRCFGSPSHRRRLPGDPARRRQRPALVLPRLLQLGRAATTASSLPASPPCLRQALLGTPPRLLRRIPSPWHLLGSGQGNMSGNPAGVDNTFRRKFDKEEYLERARQRERDEKDEARRGKDRGPPVQRQPLKHRDYEVDLESRLGKTQVCKII
- the LOC125529775 gene encoding protein transport protein SEC13 homolog B-like — encoded protein: MSSKKIELDHKDMVHDSAIDYYGKRLATASSDSTVKITSIGGASAPSQLVATLTGHYGPVWRVGWAHPKYGSILASCGYDGRVIVWKEAATGQWSQLHVFDNHKASVNSIAWAPYELGLCLACGSSDGTISVISMRPDTGGCDAATIERAHPVGVTAVSWAPAAALGSMVGSDQLVHKIVSGGFDCVVKVWEFVNGGWKLESALVSDMHKECVRDVSWAPVLGLAKSTIASASQDGKVVIWTSGKGGGKWEGKLMRDFEAPVWRVSWSLTGNILSVAAGEGDITLWKESSDGQWESLWTKASEEPPQEEQAIEEAMQ